One stretch of Juglans microcarpa x Juglans regia isolate MS1-56 chromosome 3D, Jm3101_v1.0, whole genome shotgun sequence DNA includes these proteins:
- the LOC121254501 gene encoding diphthamide biosynthesis protein 3-like has protein sequence MSYDDVEIEDMEWNEELQAYTYPCPCGDLFQITKDELRLGEEIARCPSCSLYITVVYNIEDFLGDTDQKNKNLDPPKQQPVAVA, from the coding sequence ATGTCGTACGACGACGTGGAGATCGAGGACATGGAGTGGAACGAGGAGCTGCAGGCGTACACGTATCCGTGCCCGTGCGGGGACCTCTTCCAGATTACCAAGGACGAGCTCCGCCTCGGCGAAGAGATCGCTCGCTGCCCTAGCTGCTCCCTCTACATCACCGTCGTCTACAACATCGAAGATTTTCTTGGAGATACCGATCAGAAAAACAAGAATCTCGACCCGCCGAAGCAACAACCCGTCGCCGTTGCTTAA
- the LOC121254497 gene encoding transmembrane protein 45B: protein MGTFLGHLVPGLALTLLGLWHTINTIRAYFLKGPSNFRVRFWYPFDGPFSKLKHLELIFILSFSVFAIFMQVLDYPFLRFGFRLDNFEHATMFLHLVIFAGFTLSADFTHSTEILSGVVGILASSVFGQELFLLHFHSADHVGLEGHYHWLLQLIVLVSFIAALAVTCLPTNFPAALVLSIAVVLQGCWFIIMGFMLWTPQFIPKGCAMVLAEAGSEDMLGAVICESNEADLRAKALANLQFSWILSGILVFTGCMCLKLAGKCTPRGQSTEYEQLHSRVADLPIATNVFKEAHP from the coding sequence ATGGGTACATTTTTAGGGCACTTAGTACCTGGTTTGGCACTCACTCTCCTCGGTCTATGGCACACCATCAACACCATCAGAGCCTACTTTCTCAAAGGCCCTTCTAATTTCAGAGTGAGGTTTTGGTACCCATTTGATGGCCCCTTTTCCAAACTCAAACACTTGGAgctcattttcatcttatctttctCAGTTTTTGCAATTTTTATGCAAGTTCTAGACTACCCCTTCCTTCGTTTCGGTTTCAGGCTTGACAACTTTGAGCATGCAACCATGTTCCTGCACCTTGTTATTTTTGCAGGTTTTACTCTTTCTGCGGACTTTACTCATTCAACTGAGATCCTCTCTGGGGTTGTTGGAATCCTTGCTTCCTCTGTATTTGGTCAAGAGCTTTTTCTACTTCATTTCCACTCGGCTGATCATGTTGGACTGGAAGGCCACTACCATTGGCTATTGCAGCTCATAGTGTTGGTTTCTTTCATCGCAGCTCTGGCAGTGACTTGTTTACCGACCAATTTTCCCGCTGCTCTTGTACTTTCGATTGCAGTTGTATTACAAGGCTGCTGGTTTATAATTATGGGGTTTATGCTATGGACTCCTCAATTTATCCCAAAAGGTTGCGCTATGGTTTTGGCTGAAGCTGGCAGTGAGGACATGCTTGGAGCGGTCATATGTGAGTCTAATGAGGCTGATTTGAGAGCTAAGGCACTGGCTAATTTGCAATTCAGTTGGATACTTTCTGGAATTTTGGTATTCACGGGATGTATGTGCTTGAAATTAGCCGGAAAATGCACCCCAAGGGGGCAGTCAACTGAATATGAGCAACTTCACAGTAGAGTTGCGGATCTCCCTATAGCCACTAATGTCTTCAAGGAAGCTCACCCATAA